The Streptomyces sp. BHT-5-2 genomic interval TCGCTTTCCGTACGTGAACGGGATGCCCTCGGCCAGTGCGTGATCGGTCAGGGCCCGGAACAGGCGGTCGCGCGGCATGGTCATCGTGGCCGGGAGTTCGGGGAAGCCGTCGAAGCGGGTGAGGTGGTTCCCCGCGCCGTCCGCCATCACCGAACCGGGGACCGGCTGTCCCACCGCCCGCACCGCCGCGTCGGCGCCGACCGTCGCCAGTGCCGCCAGTCCGTTCGGCGCCAGGCCCAGCCAGGCGCCGATCCCGTCCGAGGCGGTCGGGTACGCCTCGTAGACCGTCGCCGCGATGCCTGCCTTGCGCAGCGCGAGCGCCGCGACCGGTCCGGCCACCCCGCCGCCGACGACGAGCGCCGTCCGCACCCCGGCGTCGTGCCCGCCGGGCCCGCCACGTCCATCGAGCCCACCACGCCCATCGAGCGCGCCGGAACCCCCGTTGTCGTCCATATCCCCTCCAGGGAGAACGCGTGAGTTGCTGTGGCGCTCATAGTTGCAAAGAAACTAGTCTCACTGCAACTAGTTCCGCTGGTGACTACCATGACCTGCATGAACGCCTCTGTGAAGAGCTCGCCGCTCGGCCTGACCGTTCTGGTGCTGCTGCACCACCGGCCGCTGCACCCGTACGGCATCCAGCAGTTGCTCAAGCAGTGGGGAAAGGAGCAGGTGGTCAACGTCGGCCAAAGGGCCGGGCTCTACCGCACCATCGAGCGGCTCCAGGCCGGCGGGCTGATCACCGTCCGGCACACCGAGCGCGATCAGCAGTACCCCGAGCGGACCGTCTACGAGGTCACCGACGAGGGGCGGGCGGTCACACGGGAGTGGCTGGAGCAGATGCTGTCGGTGCCCAAGGCGGAGTTCCCGGTCTTCCCGGTGGCACTGTCGAACATGCTGATGCTCGGCCCGGACGAGGTGGCGCCGATCCTGGAGCGGCGGCTGGAACGGATCGCGGCGCAGCGCACCGGGCTGGAGCGCCAGAACGCCGAAGTCCCGCCCGGACTCCCGCGCATCACGCTGATCGAGAACGAGTACCTGCTCGCCGTCCTCGGCGCCGAGGAGCGCTGGCTCCGCGGGGTGATCGGCGACCTGCGGGACGGCAGTCTGACCTGGTCGCCGGAGATGCTGGCGGCGTTCGCGGACGCGCCCCCGCCCTCCTCCGAATAAACGGGGCTCCGAAGAGACGGACCGCCGAACAACGGGGCGACACCACCCCGCGCCGTGGGCGAAGCGGCGGCGCGTGGGTGGTGGGCAGCGCGTCCGGTGCCGTCGTGCGCCCCTGGCCGCGCCGTTGGAGTCGTCGCCGGCATCGGGCAGGGTGCAGAGGTCCGTGATCGGCTCCGAAAGGATGCAGCATGACCTTGCGCAAGCCCACCGTAGGCGCGTCCCTGCTGACGGCGGCCGGACTGCTCGTCGGAGCCGCGCCCACCGTGACCGCCGCGCCGGCGAAGTACACGCATGCCGCCGCGGCGCTGCAGTTCCGAAAGGCCGGTGTCGCCTGGACCTCGTCCGGCCGGTGCAGCGACCGCAACAACCGCACCTGCACGTCCTTCGACCGGATCAACAGGTCCACCGTCGCGGGCGTGATCGCGTTCAAGCGGGCGAGCCGGTGCGCGGTGACCGTCACCGCCGGCACGGAGAAGGGGCACCGGTCCAGCAGGTACAGCCACTGGAACGGCTACAAGGTCGATGTCCGTGTGACCCCGTGCGTGGACGGGTACATCGCCGGCCACTTCCGTTATGCGGGCCGGCGGCCGGGCGATCAGGCGAAGACGTACAAGTCGCCTGCGGGCAACGTCTACGCACGCGAAGTCAGCCGGCGCGGCACCCACTGGGACATCGTCTACTTCAACGGCAACCGTTGACCGGCGGCGGGCCCGGCGACCGGCCTCGCCGGCCGCCACCGACCTGCCAGGCCCATCGGCCTTCACCCCGCGCCGATCAGAACGCCGCGGCCACCAGGCGCATGTAGCGGGGCCAGTCCCAGAGCGGGCCGGGGTCGATGTGGTCGGCGCCGGGGACCTCGCTGTGGCCGATGATGTGGCGGCGGTCGACCGGGATGCCGTAGCGGTGGCAGATCGCGGCGGTCAGGGCCGCCGACCGCTCGTAGAGCGCGGCGGTGAACCACCGCGGTTCGTCGACCCGCCCCTCGTGCTCCACGCCGATGCTGCCCCAGTTGTAGCTGACGTTCCCGGCGTGCCAGGCAACGTCGTGCTCCCGTACGGACTGGGCGAGGTGGCCGTCCTCGGAGCGCACGGTGTAGTGGGCGGAGGCACGGTAGCCGGGGCGGCCGAAGAGCATCAGGGTGTCGGGGAACGTCTCCTGGGTGACGTGCACGATCACCATCCGGACCGGATGACTGGCCGGCCGGTCGGCGGGGGTGTAGTTGGTGATGTCGGCGGGGACCCACTGTGCCTGTGGATAGCCCGACGCCGTGCGACCGGCGCCGGGGTTGGGAGCGGTGCCGGAGCCGGCACAGGCGCTGGTGGCGGCGAGCGCGGCCATGCCTGTCACCAGATGCCGTCGGCTGAGCGCGGGCTTTGCACCGTTCACCGTTGCCCCCGCGGCCCGGGGGAGAAGCGCGGACGCACCGTGGAACGCTCCTTCCGGCCTCAACGCCTGATCCTGACCCCGGCTCTGACACATGGGGAACGGGTGACTGCCGCCCCGAAAACTACCCGCGACCTGTCCGGGGTGCGGGCTCCGACACGGAGCATGGCGGCCACGGCGGCAAGCGGATCTTCGGGGCGGGCCGGGCATCGGGCATCCGCCCCGTATGACCCCTCCAGCGGTCGTACGGGGCCGTCGTGGTCGGTGTCAGAGGGGGAGGACGACGCGCATGTCGAGGCCGCCGCCTTCGCGGGGTTCGGCGGTGATGGTGCCGTCGTGGGCGCGGACCACCGAGCGGACGATGGACAGCCCCAGGCCCACCCCCTTGTCGCTGCCGGTCCGCTCCGTGCGCAACCGACGGAACGGCTCGAAGAGGTTCTCCACCTCATACGCCGGCACCACCGGCCCCGTATTGGAGACCACCAGCACCGCACTCCCCGGCTGCGGCTCGGTGGACACCTCCACCCAACCCCCCTCCGGGATGTTGTAGCGCACCGCGTTCTGCACCAGATTCAACGCGATCCGCTCCAACAACACCCCGTTGCCCTGCACGGACACCTGCTGCCGCACCCCCCGCAGCTGCACCCCCTTGCCCTGCGCCTCCTCCCGCGTCTGATCCACCGCCTGCGAAGCCACCTCCGACAGATCCACCGGACGCCGATCCACGATCTTGT includes:
- a CDS encoding PadR family transcriptional regulator, which codes for MNASVKSSPLGLTVLVLLHHRPLHPYGIQQLLKQWGKEQVVNVGQRAGLYRTIERLQAGGLITVRHTERDQQYPERTVYEVTDEGRAVTREWLEQMLSVPKAEFPVFPVALSNMLMLGPDEVAPILERRLERIAAQRTGLERQNAEVPPGLPRITLIENEYLLAVLGAEERWLRGVIGDLRDGSLTWSPEMLAAFADAPPPSSE
- a CDS encoding N-acetylmuramoyl-L-alanine amidase translates to MAALAATSACAGSGTAPNPGAGRTASGYPQAQWVPADITNYTPADRPASHPVRMVIVHVTQETFPDTLMLFGRPGYRASAHYTVRSEDGHLAQSVREHDVAWHAGNVSYNWGSIGVEHEGRVDEPRWFTAALYERSAALTAAICHRYGIPVDRRHIIGHSEVPGADHIDPGPLWDWPRYMRLVAAAF